Proteins co-encoded in one Setaria viridis chromosome 9, Setaria_viridis_v4.0, whole genome shotgun sequence genomic window:
- the LOC117840084 gene encoding GDSL esterase/lipase At2g27360 produces the protein MVNAGTSSLTIKPHVQLFDLSMAQLQRLFVEVVLTVLLLVAEAAGDADLDTRACRGLMRGRYTRVFAFGDSLTDTGNSAIFPPTAGGTFTQLPYGETYFGHPSGRASDGRIITDFLVEKLKVPLPTPYLAGRTAADFLNGSNFAFGAATALEPAFLETRGLTAFVPVSLSNETTFFEDVLQLLSSSHHEQLSITASSVFFFGEMGINDYFLSLSSNRTVDETASLVPHVVGAIRSALTAVLAAGARAVVATGMPPLGCAPYQLALFPGAPGDYDRVTGCNTRLNGIAELHNRELRRTLDEIRRAHPGRSFLYGDIYSPIVSAVTSPARYGLSDAPLAACCGGGGGPYNYNFTTFCGLPGSTACADPSKSISWDGIHFTEAANRLMASAILSGQ, from the exons ATGGTCAACGCTGGTACAAGTAGCCTTACAATTAAACCACACGTACAGCTCTTCGACTTATCAATGGCTCAATTGCAACGCCTCTTCGTGGAGGTCGTCCtcaccgtcctcctcctcgtcgcggaggccgccggcgatGCCGATCTGGACACAAGAGCCTGCCGCGGCCTGATGCGCGGCCGCTACACCCGCGTCTTTGCATTCGGCGACTCCCTAACGGACACCGGGAACTCGGCCATCTTCCCGCCAACCGCCGGGGGCACCTTCACCCAGCTGCCGTACGGGGAGACCTACTTCGGCCATCCCAGCGGCCGGGCCTCCGACGGCCggatcatcaccgacttcctcG TGGAGAAGCTGAAGGTGCCACTGCCAACGCCGTACCTCGCCGGCAGGACGGCCGCTGACTTTCTCAACGGATCAAACTTCGCCTTCGGCGCTGCGACGGCGCTTGAGCCGGCGTTCCTAGAGACCAGGGGGTTAACGGCGTTCGTGCCGGTTTCTCTCAGTAACGAGACGACGTTCTTCGAGGATGTCCTGCAGCTGCTTAGCTCCTCACACCACG AGCAGCTCAGTATCACGGCGAGCTCAGTCTTCTTTTTCGGAGAGATGGGGATCAACGACTACTTCCTCTCCCTCAGCAGCAACCGCACCGTTGACGAAACGGCGAGCTTGGTCCCGCACGTCGTCGGCGCCATCCGCTCAGCTCTCACC gccgtgctcgccgccggcgcgagGGCGGTGGTGGCCACAGGGATGCCGCCGTTAGGCTGCGCGCCGTACCAGCTCGCCCTGTTCCCGGGCGCGCCGGGCGACTACGACCGCGTCACCGGCTGCAACACTCGGCTCAACGGGATCGCCGAGCTGCACAACCGCGAGCTGAGGCGGACGCTCGACGAGATCCGGCGCGCCCACCCGGGCAGGTCCTTCCTCTACGGCGACATCTACAGTCCCATCGTCAGCGCCGTCACCTCGCCGGCCAGATACG GCTTGAGCGACGCCCCGTTGGCCGCGTgctgcgggggcggcggcggcccctaCAACTACAACTTCACGACGTTCTGCGGCTTGCCGGGGTCGACGGCGTGCGCCGACCCGTCCAAGTCCATCTCGTGGGATGGGATCCACTTCACCGAGGCAGCGAACAGGCTCATGGCCAGTGCCATACTAAGTGGACAGTGA